The Lampris incognitus isolate fLamInc1 chromosome 17, fLamInc1.hap2, whole genome shotgun sequence genome contains a region encoding:
- the LOC130127035 gene encoding histone H4, with amino-acid sequence MSGRGKGGKGLGKGGAKRHRKVLRDNIQGITKPAIRRLARRGGVKRISGLIYEETRGVLKVFLENVIRDAVTYTEHAKRKTVTAMDVVYALKRQGRTLYGFGG; translated from the coding sequence ATGAGTGGACGCGGCAAAGGAGGTAAAGGACTCGGGAAAGGAGGCGCCAAGCGCCACCGCAAAGTGCTTCGTGATAACATCCAGGGCATCACCAAGCCCGCCATCCGCCGCCTGGCTCGCCGTGGCGGAGTGAAGCGTATTTCCGGTCTGATCTACGAGGAGACCCGCGGAGTCCTGAAGGTCTTCCTGGAGAACGTGATCCGTGATGCCGTCACCTACACCGAACACGCCAAGAGGAAGACCGTCACCGCCATGGATGTGGTCTATGCCCTGAAGAGACAGGGTCGCACCCTGTACGGCTTTGGCGGTTAA
- the LOC130127039 gene encoding histone H4 has protein sequence MSGRGKGGKGLGKGGAKRHRKVLRDNIQGITKPAIRRLARRGGVKRISGLIYEETRGVLKVFLENVIRDAVTYTEHAKRKTVTAMDVVYALKRQGRTLYGFGG, from the coding sequence ATGAGCGGTCGCGGTAAAGGAGGCAAAGGACTCGGAAAAGGAGGCGCCAAGCGCCACCGTAAAGTGCTTCGTGATAACATCCAGGGCATCACCAAGCCCGCCATCCGCCGCCTGGCTCGCCGTGGCGGAGTGAAGCGTATCTCCGGTTTGATCTACGAGGAGACTCGCGGTGTTCTCAAGGTCTTCCTGGAGAACGTGATCCGTGATGCCGTCACCTACACCGAACACGCCAAGAGGAAGACCGTCACCGCCATGGACGTGGTCTACGCCCTGAAGAGACAGGGTCGCACCCTGTACGGCTTCGGCGGTTAA
- the LOC130127027 gene encoding histone H3, with protein sequence MARTKQTARKSTGGKAPRKQLATKAARKSAPATGGVKKPHRYRPGTVALREIRRYQKSTELLIRKLPFQRLVREIAQDFKTDLRFQSSAVMALQEASEAYLVGLFEDTNLCAIHAKRVTIMPKDIQLARRIRGERA encoded by the coding sequence ATGGCCAGAACCAAGCAGACCGCTCGTAAATCCACTGGTGGAAAAGCCCCCAGGAAGCAGCTCGCAACCAAGGCTGCCCGTAAAAGCGCCCCGGCCACCGGCGGTGTGAAGAAGCCTCACCGCTACAGGCCCGGGACCGTCGCTCTGAGGGAGATCCGTCGCTACCAGAAGTCCACCGAGCTGCTCATCCGCAAACTGCCCTTCCAGCGCCTGGTGAGAGAGATCGCTCAGGACTTCAAAACCGACCTGCGCTTCCAGAGCTCCGCCGTCATGGCTCTCCAGGAGGCCAGCGAGGCTTACCTGGTCGGTCTGTTCGAGGACACCAACCTGTGCGCCATCCACGCCAAGAGAGTCACCATCATGCCCAAAGACATCCAGCTGGCCCGCCGCATCCGCGGAGAGCGCGCTTAA
- the LOC130127030 gene encoding histone H2A-like, protein MSGRGKTGGKARAKAKTRSSRAGLQFPVGRVHRLLRKGNYAERVGAGAPVYLAAVLEYLTAEILELAGNAARDNKKTRIIPRHLQLAVRNDEELNKLLGGVTIAQGGVLPNIQAVLLPKKTDKPAKK, encoded by the coding sequence ATGAGTGGAAGAGGCAAGACCGGCGGAAAGGCAAGGGCCAAGGCCAAGACCCGGTCATCCCGGGCCGGGCTTCAGTTCCCTGTGGGCCGTGTTCACAGACTCCTCCGTAAGGGCAACTATGCGGAGCGTGTCGGTGCCGGCGCCCCGGTCTACCTGGCGGCTGTGTTGGAGTATCTGACCGCTGAGATTTTGGAGCTGGCTGGAAACGCCGCCCGGGACAACAAGAAGACCCGCATCATTCCTCGTCACCTGCAATTGGCCGTCCGCAACGACGAGGAGCTTAACAAGCTGCTGGGTGGAGTGACCATCGCTCAGGGCGGCGTGCTGCCCAACATCCAGGCTGTTCTGCTGCCCAAGAAGACCGACAAGCCCGCCAAGAAGTGA
- the LOC130127033 gene encoding histone H2B 1/2-like: MPDPAKAAPKKGSKKAVTKTAGKTGKKRRKTRKESYAIYVYKVLKQVHPDTGISSKAMGIMNSFVNDIFERIAGEASRLAHYNKRSTITSREIQTAVRLLLPGELAKHAVSEGTKAVTKYTSSK; the protein is encoded by the coding sequence ATGCCTGATCCAGCCAAAGCCGCACCCAAGAAGGGCTCCAAGAAAGCCGTGACCAAGACCGCGGGAAAAACTGGCAAGAAGCGCAGAAAGACCAGGAAGGAGAGCTATGCTATTTACGTTTACAAGGTGCTGAAACAGGTCCACCCCGACACTGGCATCTCTTCCAAGGCGATGGGCATCATGAATTCCTTTGTCAACGACATCTTTGAGCGTATCGCCGGGGAAGCTTCTCGTCTGGCGCATTACAACAAACGCTCCACCATCACCTCCAGGGAGATCCAGACCGCCGTCCGCCTGCTGCTCCCCGGTGAGCTGGCCAAGCACGCCGTGTCTGAGGGTACCAAGGCCGTCACTAAGTACACCAGCTCCAAGTAG
- the LOC130127023 gene encoding histone H1-like, whose amino-acid sequence MVLVLCLSPASCTAFTNRRSHLSRVDELHRIFKMAEEAPAQAAAAAPAKAPKKKAPRPKKVGPSVGELITKALAASKERGGMSLSAIKKALASSGYDVEKNNARVKAALKGLVTKETVVQMKGVGASGSFKLNKKAVEAKTTKPKKAAPKAKKPATKKAAAAKKPKKAAPKPAAKKSPKKAKKPAAAAAKKAKATKKVAKSPKKAAKKPVAAKKSPAKKAAKPKATKAKKAASKK is encoded by the coding sequence ATGGTTCTCGTGTTGTGTTTAAGTCCAGCCTCCTGCACCGCCTTCACCAATAGACGCTCACATCTCTCCCGAGTCGACGAACTGCACCGCATTTTCAAAATGGCCGAAGAAGCTCCTGCACAGGCTGCCGCTGCCGCTCCGGCGAAAGCTCCCAAGAAGAAAGCTCCCCGTCCCAAGAAGGTCGGCCCCAGCGTCGGAGAGCTCATCACTAAGGCACTGGCCGCCTCCAAAGAGCGGGGAGGGATGTCTCTGTCTGCCATTAAGAAGGCTCTGGCTTCAAGTGGCTACGACGTCGAGAAGAACAACGCCCGCGTTAAAGCCGCCTTGAAGGGTCTCGTCACCAAAGAGACGGTGGTCCAGATGAAAGGCGTCGGGGCTTCCGGATCCTTCAAACTTAACAAGAAGGCAGTGGAGGCGAAGACTACGAAGCCTAAGAAAGCTGCTCCAAAAGCGAAGAAGCCGGCGACCAAGAAAGCCGCTGCAGCAAAGAAGCCCAAGAAAGCAGCACCCAAGCCCGCAGCCAAGAAGTCTCCTAAGAAGGCTAAGAAGCCGGCGGCGGCAGCTGCAAAGAAAGCCAAGGCCACCAAGAAAGTGGCCAAGAGTCCGAAGAAGGCGGCCAAAAAACCCGTGGCAGCCAAGAAATCCCCAGCCAAGAAAGCTGCGAAGCCCAAAGCGACTAAAGCAAAGAAGGCCGCATCCAAAAAGTGA